A genomic region of Hydrogenovibrio crunogenus contains the following coding sequences:
- a CDS encoding sensor domain-containing diguanylate cyclase — MPHFAQFFNQRLFSLSAVFILIALPIIYFLYQWQIETARNQEFQFYKANLTEKVDVMIQEKQSTTHALAVAMTSPPNFKKALLENDKSIQKELENYSQRLKTLTKYKGVWIQLIDANGISIARSWTKKHGDDLSKVRQDVAALIQDPRRMNNFSVGKFALTFKSMVPLFDDNNQFIGMVDVISQVNSIDHALAETNGVHSVVLVSKRYRKQLTNAFTGKFIDDYYVANSDADTRDMALIKKFGVDKVFSSSNYVLFEDQLMVTRPIYDIHGQPMATWVTLKSLEDFAFVNVQKTQRQFIVITVFIFALLLMLLAMMYFKRQAEFEKRFFFDVFNTSTEIVYVSNQRRILFANKRFFEFFNEFETLDEFHEKHHCICELFMPEEGFLKRHMNGVYWFNHVIQNKNESHYAKVQVNGKEYIFLVKATEISNTYGDQYVSVLMTDITEEERYKSQLEHLIIHDELTGIYNRHYFNRTLEQEIKRHQRYQSPFSMAFIDIDHFKKINDTYGHDVGDVVLLSLAKSISPLLRSTDVFCRVGGEEFVIMMPETNLENALIISERIRTSVEEISSKEVPEKLTISMGLVELHSWDNVQSFYKRADEALYKAKENGRNRIETQVEERT, encoded by the coding sequence ATGCCACACTTTGCACAATTTTTTAACCAACGACTTTTTTCCTTAAGCGCGGTTTTTATTTTAATTGCACTTCCAATTATTTATTTTTTATATCAATGGCAAATTGAGACTGCGCGCAATCAGGAGTTTCAATTTTACAAAGCCAATTTAACCGAAAAAGTCGATGTCATGATTCAGGAGAAGCAAAGCACCACGCATGCTTTAGCCGTTGCAATGACCTCACCTCCAAACTTTAAAAAAGCTTTGTTAGAGAATGATAAATCGATTCAAAAAGAACTGGAAAATTACAGTCAACGACTCAAAACATTAACGAAATATAAAGGTGTCTGGATTCAGCTGATTGATGCTAACGGCATCAGTATTGCACGAAGTTGGACAAAAAAACACGGTGATGATTTAAGTAAAGTGCGACAAGATGTCGCAGCGCTGATCCAAGATCCGCGCCGAATGAATAACTTTAGTGTCGGCAAGTTTGCTTTGACGTTTAAGTCGATGGTGCCTTTGTTTGATGATAACAACCAATTTATTGGGATGGTGGATGTTATTTCACAAGTGAATTCCATTGACCATGCTTTGGCGGAAACCAATGGTGTTCACTCTGTGGTATTGGTAAGCAAGCGGTATCGTAAGCAGCTGACCAATGCCTTTACAGGTAAATTTATTGACGATTATTATGTCGCTAACAGCGATGCCGACACCCGTGATATGGCATTGATTAAAAAATTTGGCGTAGACAAAGTTTTTTCCAGCTCCAACTATGTCTTGTTTGAAGATCAATTGATGGTGACGCGTCCGATTTACGATATTCATGGCCAGCCGATGGCGACTTGGGTCACATTGAAGTCGCTAGAGGATTTTGCTTTCGTTAATGTGCAGAAAACCCAGCGTCAGTTCATTGTCATTACGGTGTTTATTTTTGCTTTATTGTTGATGCTGTTGGCGATGATGTATTTTAAGCGTCAAGCCGAGTTTGAAAAACGTTTCTTTTTCGATGTGTTCAACACTTCAACCGAAATTGTATATGTCTCCAATCAACGTCGAATTTTATTTGCCAATAAACGTTTTTTTGAGTTTTTTAATGAATTCGAAACACTGGACGAATTTCATGAAAAGCACCACTGTATCTGTGAGCTTTTTATGCCAGAAGAAGGGTTCTTGAAGCGTCACATGAACGGCGTCTACTGGTTTAATCATGTCATTCAAAATAAAAACGAATCGCATTATGCAAAGGTCCAAGTGAATGGCAAAGAATATATTTTCTTGGTGAAAGCAACGGAAATATCCAATACTTATGGGGATCAATATGTCAGTGTATTGATGACGGATATTACAGAAGAAGAACGTTATAAATCCCAGTTAGAGCATTTGATTATCCATGATGAATTGACGGGCATTTATAACAGGCACTACTTTAATCGCACTCTTGAGCAAGAAATCAAACGTCATCAGCGTTATCAATCACCGTTTTCAATGGCGTTTATAGATATTGATCACTTTAAAAAGATTAATGATACCTATGGTCATGATGTGGGGGATGTCGTATTGCTAAGTTTGGCGAAGAGCATCAGCCCATTGTTACGGAGTACAGATGTGTTCTGTCGTGTTGGGGGGGAAGAATTTGTCATTATGATGCCTGAAACCAACCTTGAAAATGCATTAATTATTTCCGAGCGTATCCGGACTTCTGTGGAAGAAATTTCCAGTAAAGAGGTGCCTGAAAAACTGACCATTAGTATGGGGTTGGTTGAGCTACACTCCTGGGATAACGTTCAGAGTTTCTATAAACGTGCCGATGAAGCCTTATACAAAGCGAAAGAAAATGGCCGAAACCGTATTGAAACCCAGGTAGAAGAGCGAACGTAA
- a CDS encoding thioredoxin family protein produces MKGNLMVRMMTFMVLLSIGLAHIFNQVNLWELNWLWLAVFASAMGFQATFTGLCPSNLVGKLSKTGECCPAGSCSTTSQTEKAQKATSQAGCCGSDSSAKNSANDCCGSQSGVEIKVLGTGCASCDNAVKLIQSVADQKKIAVQIVKVEDVSEIASYGVMSTPAIVIHEEVIHSGSIPSQDKVAEWLDELASS; encoded by the coding sequence ATGAAAGGGAATTTGATGGTCAGAATGATGACCTTTATGGTGTTGTTGTCGATCGGCTTGGCGCATATATTTAACCAAGTGAATTTATGGGAGCTTAACTGGCTATGGCTGGCGGTGTTTGCCAGTGCGATGGGATTTCAAGCGACCTTTACCGGGTTGTGCCCTTCTAACTTAGTCGGTAAGCTGTCGAAAACGGGTGAATGTTGTCCGGCGGGCAGTTGCAGCACAACATCTCAAACTGAAAAGGCACAGAAAGCAACTTCTCAGGCGGGTTGTTGCGGATCAGATAGCAGTGCGAAAAACAGTGCGAATGACTGTTGTGGCTCGCAATCTGGGGTTGAAATTAAGGTATTGGGAACAGGTTGTGCCAGTTGTGACAATGCTGTGAAATTGATTCAGTCGGTGGCGGATCAGAAAAAGATAGCGGTGCAGATTGTGAAGGTAGAGGATGTCAGTGAAATTGCTTCTTATGGGGTGATGAGTACGCCGGCCATCGTGATTCATGAAGAAGTGATTCATAGTGGCAGCATTCCGAGTCAGGATAAAGTCGCTGAATGGCTCGATGAACTGGCTTCTTCATAA
- the hemH gene encoding ferrochelatase: MEYKNYTAYQHGSEPAVGVLITNLGTPDAPTKEALRPYLKEFLMDPRVVEPPPARWLWKMILNLIILNTRPAKSAEAYQEVWGKYGDGSPLLDISNRQLADIEEKVRAHFSGRVEFALGMRYGNPSIADALKSLQDRNVQRLIVVPLYPQYAGATTASTFDAVSAELQQWRWIPELRFVRNYHKHPGYIKALANSIREHQAEHGKPDLLVMSYHGIPQRYFDNGDPYPCECRATSRLVAEELGLSSDEYMVTFQSLFGKEEWVKPYTDATLKGLPDKGVKHLQVICPGFSADCLETIEEIDQENREYFEEAGGEKFSYIPALNDRDDHTTALTQIILQQTRGWPERDGFDAEADKEERALQAKLADQLEKKLSDEFGQ; encoded by the coding sequence ATGGAATATAAAAATTACACCGCCTATCAACATGGTTCTGAACCCGCTGTTGGTGTCCTCATTACCAACCTAGGCACACCTGATGCACCGACAAAAGAAGCATTGAGACCTTACCTAAAAGAATTTTTAATGGATCCTCGCGTAGTGGAACCACCACCAGCTCGATGGCTGTGGAAAATGATTTTGAATTTAATTATCCTCAACACACGTCCCGCCAAGTCTGCGGAAGCTTACCAAGAAGTTTGGGGAAAGTATGGTGATGGATCGCCGTTATTAGACATCAGCAATCGTCAGCTAGCGGATATTGAAGAAAAGGTACGTGCCCATTTTTCAGGCCGAGTCGAATTCGCATTGGGCATGCGTTATGGCAACCCGTCCATTGCCGATGCTTTAAAATCCTTACAAGACCGTAATGTGCAGCGCTTAATTGTCGTGCCGCTTTATCCACAATATGCCGGTGCCACCACTGCATCCACATTTGATGCCGTCTCAGCCGAACTACAGCAATGGCGTTGGATTCCAGAGCTACGCTTTGTGCGTAACTACCACAAACACCCTGGCTACATAAAAGCCTTGGCTAATAGCATTCGCGAACATCAGGCGGAGCATGGCAAACCGGATTTACTGGTTATGTCTTATCACGGTATCCCACAACGTTATTTTGACAATGGCGACCCTTACCCATGTGAATGCCGCGCCACCTCTCGCTTGGTCGCGGAAGAACTCGGCCTGAGCTCAGATGAATACATGGTGACCTTCCAATCCTTATTCGGTAAGGAAGAATGGGTCAAGCCCTATACCGATGCAACCTTAAAAGGCTTGCCCGATAAAGGGGTCAAACACTTGCAGGTCATTTGTCCCGGTTTTTCAGCCGACTGTTTGGAAACCATTGAAGAAATTGATCAGGAAAACCGTGAATACTTTGAAGAAGCCGGAGGGGAAAAGTTCAGTTATATCCCTGCCTTGAATGATCGCGACGACCATACCACGGCGCTGACGCAAATCATTCTGCAACAAACGCGCGGTTGGCCAGAAAGAGATGGATTTGATGCCGAAGCAGACAAAGAAGAACGCGCTTTACAAGCCAAGTTGGCCGACCAATTAGAGAAAAAACTCTCTGACGAATTTGGTCAATAA
- the folM gene encoding dihydromonapterin reductase, whose translation MISDAILITGAGQRIGEYLAQQFLAQHQPVVFTYRTERPAVDALKAQGALGFQVDFTQQEQLTQFLQALPQEVSSLRAVIHNASLWLPDSKIKTADMLADLMAVHVTAPYQINQACEPLLRKSQTAVTDIIALSDAKVAKGHPDYAGYLASKAGLESLTLSFAKAFAPNIKVNTIAPGLVIFNEGDSDAYKQARLAESAIPVEPGMDSIWQAVQFLMNSPNATGSTVSLGQLQHETF comes from the coding sequence GTGATCTCGGATGCGATTTTAATCACCGGAGCAGGGCAACGCATTGGCGAATATCTTGCGCAACAGTTTTTAGCCCAACATCAACCCGTTGTTTTTACTTATCGAACAGAGCGCCCCGCGGTTGACGCGTTAAAAGCGCAAGGTGCGCTGGGGTTTCAAGTGGATTTCACTCAGCAGGAACAATTGACACAGTTCTTGCAGGCCTTACCACAAGAGGTTTCCAGCCTAAGAGCTGTGATTCATAACGCGTCGTTATGGCTACCTGACTCGAAAATTAAAACGGCTGACATGCTGGCGGATTTGATGGCGGTGCATGTCACCGCACCGTATCAAATCAACCAAGCTTGTGAGCCATTATTACGAAAAAGCCAAACAGCGGTGACGGATATTATTGCGTTATCGGACGCCAAAGTGGCTAAAGGGCATCCCGACTATGCGGGCTATTTGGCTTCCAAAGCCGGGTTGGAATCGTTAACCTTGTCGTTTGCCAAAGCGTTTGCACCGAATATTAAGGTGAACACGATTGCGCCCGGTCTGGTGATTTTTAATGAAGGCGATTCGGACGCGTATAAGCAAGCTCGCTTGGCGGAAAGCGCCATTCCGGTTGAACCGGGCATGGATTCGATTTGGCAAGCGGTGCAGTTTTTAATGAACAGCCCGAATGCCACCGGTTCTACCGTATCACTCGGACAATTACAGCACGAAACGTTTTAG
- a CDS encoding cold-shock protein, protein MSELVTGTVKWFNDEKGFGFIEQEGGKDVFVHFSAINGAGRKSLMEGQSVTMEVTQGQKGPQAENVTAQ, encoded by the coding sequence ATGTCAGAGTTAGTTACAGGTACAGTTAAATGGTTCAACGATGAAAAAGGTTTCGGATTCATCGAACAAGAAGGTGGAAAGGATGTATTCGTTCACTTTTCAGCTATTAACGGTGCCGGTCGCAAATCATTGATGGAAGGCCAGTCAGTTACTATGGAAGTAACTCAAGGTCAAAAAGGGCCACAAGCAGAAAACGTTACTGCTCAGTAA
- a CDS encoding permease, giving the protein MFELIGNQLAYEVLKLDPQSALGASVQFFIMDTLKIFVMLVVIIYLMGLLRAFVSTERVRTIVVGKPKWMGRSLAILLGGVTPFCSCSSVPLFIGFVEARIPLGITFAFLIASPMINEVAVVLLIGILGWQVALLYVLAGVVVAYVGSMVMEAFKPERWVEAYVWDIKVRQTQEQQAYSGGIKERHDFAWNEVKVIVQRIWLWVVVGIGIGAAFHGYVPQAWIESTLADAQNWWGVPAAVLIGVPLYSNATGVIPIVEAMLMKGVPIGTSLALMMSIAALSLPELLILRKVIRWPALVLFITVLAIAFMAVGYLFNAIF; this is encoded by the coding sequence ATGTTTGAGTTAATCGGAAATCAGCTGGCCTATGAAGTATTGAAACTGGACCCACAAAGCGCACTGGGCGCGTCGGTGCAGTTTTTTATCATGGATACGCTGAAAATATTCGTGATGCTGGTGGTGATTATTTATCTGATGGGGTTGCTCAGAGCCTTTGTGTCGACCGAGCGAGTTCGAACCATTGTCGTGGGCAAACCGAAATGGATGGGACGTTCTTTGGCGATTTTGTTAGGTGGTGTAACCCCGTTTTGTTCTTGTTCTTCGGTGCCCTTATTTATCGGGTTTGTGGAAGCGCGTATTCCTTTAGGAATCACTTTTGCGTTTTTAATTGCCAGTCCGATGATTAATGAAGTGGCGGTGGTATTGCTGATCGGTATTTTAGGGTGGCAAGTGGCCTTGCTCTATGTATTAGCCGGCGTTGTTGTGGCCTATGTCGGGTCGATGGTGATGGAAGCATTTAAGCCGGAGCGCTGGGTAGAAGCCTATGTTTGGGACATTAAAGTGAGACAAACGCAAGAGCAACAGGCTTATTCCGGCGGCATAAAAGAACGTCATGACTTTGCCTGGAATGAAGTCAAGGTCATTGTTCAGCGTATTTGGTTGTGGGTTGTTGTCGGGATTGGAATTGGTGCGGCATTTCATGGTTATGTACCTCAAGCTTGGATTGAATCAACCTTGGCAGATGCTCAGAATTGGTGGGGTGTGCCGGCTGCCGTTTTAATTGGGGTGCCTTTATATTCCAATGCGACCGGTGTGATTCCGATTGTGGAAGCGATGTTGATGAAAGGGGTGCCGATTGGAACCAGCTTGGCTTTGATGATGAGTATTGCAGCGTTATCACTGCCGGAACTATTGATCTTACGTAAAGTCATCCGTTGGCCGGCATTGGTGCTGTTTATCACTGTGTTGGCAATCGCCTTTATGGCAGTGGGTTATCTATTTAATGCTATTTTTTAA
- the gcvH gene encoding glycine cleavage system protein GcvH, giving the protein MSVLPSHLKYADSHEWVYLDEEGHAVVGITDFAQESLGDLMDVHLPEIGADIAQGEEIMSLESVKAASDIFSPLSGEVVAVNTELEDEPERVNDEPYDGGWLFKLAPHDLSEMDGLLSDSDYQGLIDQ; this is encoded by the coding sequence GTGAGTGTGTTACCAAGTCATTTAAAATATGCAGATTCGCATGAATGGGTTTATCTGGATGAAGAAGGGCATGCGGTGGTGGGTATCACCGATTTTGCACAAGAATCTTTAGGTGACTTGATGGATGTGCATTTACCGGAAATCGGTGCGGACATTGCACAAGGCGAAGAAATCATGTCGTTAGAGTCTGTCAAAGCGGCATCCGATATTTTTTCTCCATTGAGCGGGGAAGTGGTTGCCGTCAATACCGAATTAGAAGATGAACCCGAACGCGTCAATGATGAACCTTATGATGGCGGGTGGTTGTTTAAGTTGGCACCACATGATCTATCGGAAATGGATGGTTTGCTGTCCGACTCGGATTATCAAGGGTTGATTGACCAGTAA
- the arsJ gene encoding organoarsenical effux MFS transporter ArsJ produces MTLSPLQQYGLVTANYWAFTVTDGAIRMLVLLYFHQLGYSPLEIALLFVFYEFFGIVTNLFGGWLGARLGLNVTMNLGLGLQIIALMMLTVSPEWLTVAYVMTAQALSGIAKDLNKMSAKSSVKSLASEATGQLYRWVALLTGSKNALKGVGFFVGAALLGAVGFANALYVLTVLIVIPLIFSLLWLDGSLGKAKNKPKFQDVFSKSSAINWLSGARFFLFGARDVWFVVALPVYLQAVLGWSHTAVGAFMASWIIGYGIVQAFAPKLTGRGKEQANPTQQTAMKLALMLALVPMTIGLLLSFSPTLVVAFGLLVFGVVFALNSSVHSYLIVSYADADGTSKDVGFYYMANAAGRLIGTILSGWLYQIAGLEATLWVSSLFVILAALLVLKAKPVQTV; encoded by the coding sequence ATGACATTATCCCCTTTACAGCAATATGGCTTGGTGACGGCAAATTACTGGGCCTTTACCGTCACTGATGGCGCGATTCGAATGCTGGTGTTGCTGTATTTTCATCAGTTGGGCTACAGTCCGCTTGAGATTGCTTTGCTGTTCGTGTTCTATGAATTTTTTGGCATTGTTACCAATCTGTTCGGTGGCTGGCTGGGGGCGCGATTAGGTTTGAACGTCACCATGAATTTGGGGCTGGGGTTACAGATCATTGCCTTGATGATGTTGACGGTTTCCCCGGAATGGTTGACGGTGGCCTACGTGATGACCGCGCAAGCCTTGTCGGGCATCGCGAAAGATTTGAATAAAATGTCGGCCAAAAGTTCGGTGAAAAGCCTGGCCTCGGAAGCGACCGGACAGTTGTATCGCTGGGTGGCGTTATTGACGGGTTCTAAAAATGCCTTGAAAGGAGTGGGCTTTTTTGTCGGGGCCGCCTTGTTAGGGGCAGTCGGTTTTGCGAATGCGTTGTATGTCTTGACAGTTTTGATTGTTATTCCGCTGATCTTCTCATTACTGTGGTTGGATGGCTCGCTTGGGAAGGCGAAAAACAAACCGAAATTTCAGGACGTTTTTTCCAAGTCGTCGGCCATCAATTGGTTATCCGGCGCGCGCTTCTTTTTGTTTGGCGCGCGTGATGTCTGGTTTGTGGTGGCTTTACCGGTCTATTTGCAGGCGGTTTTAGGCTGGTCTCATACCGCGGTCGGCGCGTTTATGGCCAGTTGGATCATCGGTTACGGTATTGTTCAGGCGTTTGCGCCTAAATTGACGGGGCGAGGAAAAGAGCAGGCGAATCCGACACAGCAAACCGCGATGAAGCTGGCGTTGATGCTGGCGTTGGTGCCAATGACTATTGGATTGTTGCTGTCTTTTTCACCGACTCTGGTGGTGGCTTTCGGGTTGCTGGTGTTTGGGGTGGTGTTTGCTCTTAATTCTTCGGTGCATTCTTATTTGATTGTGTCTTATGCCGATGCGGATGGTACGTCTAAAGATGTCGGGTTTTACTATATGGCCAACGCCGCGGGTCGTTTAATCGGCACGATTTTGTCGGGTTGGTTATATCAAATCGCGGGACTGGAAGCGACATTGTGGGTATCGAGTCTGTTTGTGATTTTGGCGGCCTTGTTGGTTTTGAAAGCGAAACCGGTGCAAACCGTTTAG
- a CDS encoding class I SAM-dependent rRNA methyltransferase: protein MSAIRLKKNEDKRLKQGHLWIFSNEIDNQVSPLKNFEAGQVVTVEAANGKAIGVAYVNPNTLICGRLLSRNPKVQFNQAFLKKRIQAAQALREANFDAPFYRLVFGESDGLPGLVIDRFGDVFVAQITTAGMEALKEELVQTIENLYHPQALVLRNDSPSRELEGLSLYTEVAIGPLPDEIVIEENGAKFAIPTEDGQKTGWFYDHRIARGRLQDFVKDKTVLDVFSYLGGWGIEAAVAGAKEVTCVDASTFALDGVDRNAELNGVAEKVITIEGNAFDVLKALATEAHKYDVVIVDPPAFVKRKKDFKAGADGYRRINELAMRLLNTDGILVSASCSHHMSRDALLQQIQLASRHIDRNIQMFEQGHQGPDHPIHPAIPETEYIKTFFFKVSKSW, encoded by the coding sequence ATGTCAGCGATAAGATTAAAGAAAAACGAAGATAAGCGCTTAAAGCAGGGTCATTTGTGGATTTTCAGTAATGAAATTGACAATCAGGTCTCGCCTTTGAAAAATTTTGAAGCCGGTCAGGTTGTCACGGTTGAAGCAGCTAATGGTAAGGCCATAGGGGTGGCTTATGTTAATCCGAATACTCTGATTTGTGGTCGTTTATTGAGTCGCAACCCGAAAGTGCAGTTTAACCAAGCATTTTTAAAGAAGCGGATTCAAGCAGCACAAGCATTGCGTGAAGCGAATTTTGATGCGCCCTTTTATCGTTTGGTGTTTGGTGAGTCAGATGGTTTGCCAGGGTTGGTGATTGACCGTTTCGGCGATGTTTTTGTCGCACAAATTACTACAGCTGGCATGGAAGCTTTAAAAGAGGAATTGGTGCAGACCATTGAGAATTTATATCACCCTCAAGCGTTGGTATTGAGAAATGATAGCCCTAGTCGAGAGTTGGAGGGGCTTTCACTCTATACTGAAGTCGCCATCGGGCCATTACCGGACGAGATTGTAATTGAAGAAAATGGTGCTAAGTTTGCCATCCCGACAGAGGATGGACAAAAAACCGGTTGGTTCTATGACCATCGTATAGCGAGAGGACGTTTGCAGGACTTTGTTAAAGATAAAACCGTTTTGGATGTGTTCAGTTATTTGGGCGGCTGGGGGATTGAGGCTGCCGTGGCGGGAGCGAAAGAAGTGACGTGTGTTGATGCCTCTACTTTTGCTTTGGATGGTGTGGACCGTAATGCCGAACTCAACGGTGTGGCAGAAAAAGTCATCACGATTGAAGGAAATGCATTTGATGTCTTAAAAGCGCTGGCAACTGAAGCGCATAAATATGATGTGGTGATTGTGGATCCACCGGCATTTGTTAAGCGTAAAAAAGATTTTAAAGCCGGAGCTGATGGCTATCGTCGTATCAATGAGTTGGCGATGCGTCTGCTAAATACTGACGGCATTTTGGTGTCGGCTTCCTGCTCACATCATATGAGCCGAGATGCTTTGTTACAACAGATTCAACTAGCGTCTCGCCATATTGATCGCAACATTCAAATGTTCGAGCAAGGGCATCAAGGTCCCGATCACCCTATTCATCCGGCGATTCCGGAAACGGAATATATTAAAACCTTTTTCTTTAAAGTGTCTAAAAGCTGGTAA
- a CDS encoding YbgA family protein: protein MLTSNLDRTNFPKLKIAVSDCLRGTECRYNGGHAQDDFINHDLAPYAQFLPFCPEAPVLGTPRETIRLVNIDGNIRVRGTKSENDVTEGIQNYNHKMIPKLLEQGVDGAIVKSRSPTCGMERIKIYRPTGEWYGSQDKMGQGLFTAELQQQAPQLAVEEEGRLQDAWLRENFVMRVFTAARWREFLASNPTVHDFQVFHRDHKYLFLSKSEPIYREMGPIVAQAAPDNLSVQLARYEENLHALLACRSTRGMVINVLDHIYGYFKKQLLEDEKEHYRETLEEFREGIVPLIAVIKVLQQFLKHYGSDYLSTQVFLNPYPADLALRSKVTAYR, encoded by the coding sequence ATGCTCACATCAAACCTTGATCGAACGAACTTTCCTAAGCTTAAAATTGCGGTTTCCGACTGCTTGAGGGGCACAGAGTGTCGTTACAATGGGGGTCATGCGCAGGACGATTTTATCAATCATGATTTGGCACCTTATGCACAGTTTCTCCCTTTTTGTCCGGAAGCGCCTGTCTTGGGAACGCCGCGAGAAACCATTCGTCTTGTCAATATTGACGGCAACATTCGGGTAAGAGGCACCAAGTCTGAAAATGATGTCACCGAAGGCATTCAAAACTATAACCACAAAATGATTCCGAAGTTGCTGGAACAAGGGGTGGATGGCGCTATTGTGAAGTCACGTTCCCCTACTTGCGGGATGGAGCGTATTAAAATTTACCGCCCAACCGGAGAATGGTATGGGTCGCAAGATAAAATGGGGCAAGGTTTGTTTACGGCTGAATTGCAACAGCAAGCCCCCCAGTTAGCCGTTGAAGAAGAAGGACGGTTGCAGGACGCTTGGTTGAGAGAGAACTTTGTGATGCGCGTGTTTACGGCAGCACGTTGGCGAGAGTTTTTAGCTTCAAATCCAACAGTGCATGATTTTCAGGTTTTTCACCGAGATCATAAGTATCTGTTTTTGTCGAAATCGGAACCTATTTATCGTGAAATGGGGCCGATTGTTGCGCAGGCCGCACCAGATAATTTAAGCGTTCAATTGGCGCGATATGAAGAAAATCTCCATGCGCTTTTGGCATGTCGCTCAACACGCGGCATGGTGATTAATGTGCTGGACCATATTTATGGGTATTTCAAAAAGCAATTGCTGGAAGATGAGAAAGAGCATTATCGTGAAACCCTAGAAGAGTTTCGAGAAGGCATTGTGCCTTTGATTGCCGTGATTAAAGTATTGCAACAGTTTTTGAAACATTACGGGTCAGATTATCTTTCAACTCAAGTTTTTTTGAACCCTTATCCTGCAGATTTAGCGCTTCGATCCAAGGTTACAGCTTACCGTTGA
- a CDS encoding ArsJ-associated glyceraldehyde-3-phosphate dehydrogenase, with amino-acid sequence MIKVAINGFGRMGRLALREAYDWPDVEFVHINEIATDAAGSAHLLHFDSAHGRWWHEAEAEGNTIQIEDQVISYSSNEAIADTNWGAMDVDVVIEATGKFRTRESLQAYLDQGVKQVIVAAPMKEDIKNIVMGINDNVFDAGQDPIITAASCTTNCIAPVIKIMHEKIGIQHGMITTMHDRTNTQKVVDHGHSDLRRARASFESLIPTTTGSAKAIGTIFPELNGRLNGLAVRVPFMNASLTDLVLEMKRPTSVEEVNQFLKQASENELEGILGYEERPLVSVDYEGETCSSVIDAPSTMVVNGTQVKLLAWYDNEIGYVTRMMELAVKVALLNRHANAE; translated from the coding sequence ATGATTAAGGTTGCCATCAATGGTTTTGGGCGAATGGGGCGCTTGGCGTTAAGAGAAGCGTATGATTGGCCGGATGTCGAGTTTGTGCATATTAATGAAATCGCAACCGATGCGGCAGGTTCGGCGCATCTGTTACATTTTGATTCGGCACATGGGCGTTGGTGGCATGAAGCGGAAGCGGAAGGCAATACGATTCAAATTGAAGATCAGGTCATTTCTTATTCATCCAATGAAGCGATTGCCGACACGAATTGGGGCGCGATGGATGTGGATGTCGTGATTGAAGCGACCGGAAAATTCCGAACGCGTGAGAGTCTGCAAGCTTATCTGGATCAAGGTGTCAAGCAAGTGATTGTGGCGGCACCGATGAAAGAAGACATCAAGAACATCGTGATGGGCATTAACGATAACGTGTTTGACGCCGGCCAAGATCCGATTATCACGGCGGCTTCGTGTACGACCAATTGTATTGCACCAGTAATCAAGATCATGCATGAAAAAATCGGTATTCAACACGGCATGATTACCACCATGCATGATCGTACCAATACCCAGAAAGTGGTGGATCACGGTCATTCGGATTTACGTCGTGCACGTGCGTCATTCGAGTCGCTGATTCCGACGACGACGGGTTCAGCCAAGGCGATTGGCACTATTTTTCCAGAACTGAATGGACGTTTGAATGGATTGGCGGTGCGCGTCCCCTTTATGAATGCGTCTTTGACGGACTTGGTACTGGAAATGAAACGTCCGACATCGGTGGAAGAAGTGAATCAGTTTTTAAAACAAGCCTCTGAAAATGAGCTGGAAGGCATTCTAGGCTATGAAGAGCGTCCTTTGGTGTCGGTCGACTATGAAGGCGAGACTTGCTCTTCGGTGATTGATGCGCCTTCGACGATGGTGGTGAATGGCACGCAAGTGAAATTACTGGCTTGGTATGACAATGAGATCGGCTATGTGACCCGTATGATGGAGTTGGCAGTAAAAGTGGCGTTGTTAAATCGTCACGCAAACGCGGAATAA